A window of Leptospira brenneri contains these coding sequences:
- a CDS encoding 6-bladed beta-propeller, which yields MRKLLSFFFLLVSTQIFPLDFPNFSLGEENAKEEFKRGLTYKNLREYSAAKERFQKAVNLKKDFHLARLELANNYYLLGEWEEALDELEILTSKAKNDLLIVNKIEALRLAIAGGVTDKEKVYFKTIEGDSIRGYRFRNPVDIAFDEDGNFYVAGFDTSNIIKFNAAGTPISNWRGGITRKLDRPVSLAYYNQKIYVADFARDEVLLFDLSGSFVSSFGGSGKGPGQFRGPSSIFIDPSGNLFVADSGNSRIQKFNANGKFVLEIQGSGSSKLGNPSGITIHDGKIYVVDKENLRVVIFDNDGNTLSTIEKPEWKKPRSIRILDNQIFLTDELTGIWTYSLLHGEWKQLSKFRDKKGVYRVLFRPFATNMDSTGSLYFVDFGKHRIDIFSQKNYLLTNLDLKIESVDTSGFPDIHIYTRVRNRAGKEIVGIDRLSFRIFENDNMTPLFSLARKNKLNDKLTVAMIYENSEGLKKSKLALEDGLFPFFRSLRDTDKISLYRAGKDSNLILPETVSLRDILAKIRDSVPEEKFNFGKASIAALQKLSLETGPKALVYLVSGESREDSFLQYQKSRIVAFAKAHSIPIYVLTVNPNLSLEESWSDMTGSTNGRYIVLDGEGEERELYKQLKSHIDYRYILSYKTDTNPELINRYIKLAIGVEHRGVKGRDEGGYFVPEPR from the coding sequence TTGAGAAAGTTACTATCGTTTTTCTTTCTATTGGTGAGCACACAAATTTTCCCTCTGGACTTTCCCAACTTTTCCTTGGGTGAGGAGAATGCCAAGGAAGAATTCAAACGCGGCCTTACCTATAAAAATTTAAGAGAATACTCCGCAGCCAAAGAACGTTTTCAAAAAGCCGTTAATTTAAAAAAAGACTTCCATCTTGCAAGATTAGAACTAGCCAACAATTACTATTTGTTAGGTGAATGGGAAGAAGCACTCGATGAATTAGAAATTCTAACATCCAAAGCTAAAAACGATTTGTTAATCGTAAATAAAATAGAAGCACTTCGCCTTGCAATCGCCGGTGGCGTAACCGATAAAGAGAAAGTTTATTTTAAAACGATTGAAGGCGATTCCATTAGAGGTTACCGATTTCGTAACCCCGTTGACATTGCATTTGATGAAGATGGCAATTTCTATGTCGCAGGATTTGATACTTCTAATATTATCAAATTTAATGCAGCCGGAACCCCTATCTCTAATTGGAGAGGTGGAATCACTAGAAAATTAGATAGGCCTGTTTCTTTGGCTTATTACAATCAGAAGATTTATGTGGCTGACTTTGCCCGTGATGAAGTTCTACTCTTTGACTTATCAGGAAGTTTTGTATCTTCCTTTGGAGGGTCAGGAAAAGGGCCAGGCCAGTTTAGAGGACCCTCTTCCATTTTCATTGATCCTTCTGGAAATCTTTTTGTAGCAGATTCTGGAAATTCACGAATCCAAAAATTCAATGCAAATGGAAAATTTGTTTTGGAAATTCAAGGATCCGGAAGTTCTAAACTAGGAAATCCTTCTGGTATTACAATTCATGATGGAAAAATCTACGTTGTAGATAAAGAAAATTTGAGAGTTGTCATTTTTGATAATGATGGAAATACTCTTAGCACAATCGAAAAACCAGAATGGAAAAAACCAAGAAGTATTCGTATCCTAGACAACCAAATCTTTTTAACGGACGAATTAACTGGAATTTGGACCTACTCTTTGTTACATGGTGAGTGGAAACAATTAAGTAAGTTCCGGGATAAAAAGGGAGTCTACCGGGTTTTGTTTAGACCATTTGCGACAAATATGGATTCAACTGGGAGTTTATATTTCGTTGATTTTGGGAAACACCGGATTGATATTTTTTCACAAAAAAATTACCTACTCACCAATTTGGACTTAAAAATTGAATCTGTGGATACATCCGGATTTCCTGACATTCATATTTATACTAGAGTTCGTAATCGTGCAGGAAAAGAGATTGTCGGAATTGATCGTTTGAGTTTTCGAATTTTTGAAAACGATAATATGACTCCTCTTTTTTCCTTAGCCAGGAAAAACAAACTAAATGACAAGCTAACCGTTGCTATGATTTACGAAAATAGTGAAGGTTTAAAAAAATCAAAATTAGCTTTAGAAGATGGGTTATTTCCTTTTTTTCGCTCTTTGCGTGATACTGACAAAATTTCTTTGTACCGAGCAGGAAAGGATAGTAATTTAATATTACCAGAAACGGTTTCCTTACGAGACATTTTAGCAAAAATAAGAGACAGCGTTCCGGAAGAAAAATTTAATTTCGGGAAAGCAAGTATTGCTGCACTTCAAAAACTTTCGTTAGAAACGGGACCAAAAGCACTTGTTTATTTGGTTTCTGGAGAAAGTAGAGAAGATAGTTTTTTACAATACCAAAAGTCCAGAATTGTTGCTTTTGCTAAAGCTCATTCCATTCCTATTTATGTTTTAACAGTAAATCCAAATCTATCCTTAGAAGAGTCATGGTCTGACATGACGGGATCCACAAACGGTCGGTATATTGTTTTGGACGGCGAAGGAGAAGAAAGAGAGTTATATAAACAATTGAAGTCACATATTGACTACAGATACATTCTTTCTTATAAAACGGATACGAATCCAGAACTAATCAATCGATATATTAAACTTGCGATTGGAGTGGAACATAGAGGAGTCAAAGGTAGAGATGAAGGAGGATATTTTGTTCCAGAACCTCGTTAA
- a CDS encoding PP2C family protein-serine/threonine phosphatase, whose protein sequence is MYYGGKIRELYEHFIYVIKTRSFLKLFLSIVAFLIFPYFLLISSMIHSRYREALDWNQRFQLIRIQLLAIDLENQIREQINLDLTHKKLIGFLPISKYPDIQKDCSLSDKTSADLQELTLTTCSWNSETKSYFLIRSGNMISIHSAEFLEDALLDSPFSDPNEGLFILNETGDFGISGFIEDNFLVSEFWKSEVKAYLQTHSNLPSLHESVKEDMEYFVVSMPMYGLPIHLFIVSPKDLVLVPIKKSLERNILILISLFVLSFLLSTFIALREIESKQKLKLLLQEYPHAAVLFDSKGKILLENSEIEQKLLINDLFRDQLSVKDWIKKEVGLFLEGVSKYQNEQGKLRKEESEFYSKDGSVYLLEITYQLWYLEQKYKFASGALVLVQNVTKKRLEFEKEMVYAKDLQKKYLPSRITIFPHLDYEVLYKPLIQVGGDYYDYIDLGNNRCIFALGDVIGHGVKAAMMMTVLRVLFHQIVQSESDPKLILKKMNEGVSANFPDPYAFVPFLFLLFDFNTMTVQYGNAGHPGMLYQSGDEFQCPEKLNPMFGMISLREPKILEFPIQKGDRFFLFTDGLKDVENSKHQKISESELIQFFSSAGTKHMSLIKQELELKIKAYSEGIPFLDDITWIGIEVI, encoded by the coding sequence ATGTACTATGGTGGGAAGATACGGGAGTTATATGAACATTTTATTTATGTAATCAAAACAAGGTCTTTTCTCAAATTATTTCTCTCCATTGTTGCCTTTTTAATTTTCCCCTATTTCCTCCTCATCTCTTCAATGATCCATTCCCGGTATAGAGAGGCATTAGACTGGAATCAAAGATTCCAATTAATTCGTATCCAACTACTTGCCATTGATTTGGAAAATCAAATTCGAGAACAAATAAATTTAGACCTCACTCATAAAAAGCTTATAGGTTTTCTTCCCATATCAAAATACCCAGATATCCAAAAGGACTGTTCTCTTTCCGACAAAACCAGTGCCGATTTACAAGAGTTAACGCTTACTACCTGTTCGTGGAATTCAGAAACAAAATCATATTTCCTGATTCGGAGCGGAAATATGATTTCGATCCATTCTGCTGAATTTCTAGAAGATGCACTTTTGGACTCTCCATTTAGTGACCCTAACGAAGGATTATTCATTCTTAACGAGACTGGGGACTTTGGAATTTCAGGATTTATCGAGGATAATTTTTTAGTTTCCGAATTTTGGAAATCAGAGGTAAAGGCTTACCTCCAAACTCATTCAAATTTACCATCCCTTCACGAATCTGTAAAAGAGGATATGGAATATTTTGTAGTCAGTATGCCTATGTATGGCCTACCGATTCACCTATTCATTGTAAGTCCCAAGGATTTGGTTTTAGTTCCTATTAAAAAATCTTTAGAAAGAAATATTCTGATATTAATTTCGCTATTTGTTCTTTCCTTTCTACTTTCTACCTTTATTGCACTTCGAGAAATTGAATCCAAACAAAAACTAAAACTTCTTTTACAAGAGTATCCTCATGCTGCCGTTCTATTTGATTCAAAAGGAAAAATCCTATTGGAAAATAGTGAAATTGAGCAGAAACTTTTGATCAACGATTTATTTCGTGACCAACTATCCGTTAAAGATTGGATTAAAAAAGAAGTAGGTTTGTTTTTGGAAGGAGTTTCCAAATACCAAAACGAACAAGGTAAACTCAGGAAAGAAGAATCAGAATTCTATTCCAAAGATGGATCAGTGTATCTCCTAGAGATCACTTACCAACTTTGGTATTTGGAACAAAAGTATAAATTTGCCAGTGGAGCCCTTGTCCTAGTTCAAAACGTTACCAAAAAACGTCTCGAGTTTGAAAAGGAAATGGTTTATGCCAAGGATTTACAGAAAAAATACCTACCTAGCAGAATCACTATATTTCCTCATTTAGACTATGAAGTTTTATACAAACCTCTCATCCAAGTAGGTGGAGATTATTATGACTATATTGATCTAGGAAACAATAGATGTATATTTGCTTTAGGTGATGTGATTGGTCATGGTGTAAAAGCAGCTATGATGATGACTGTACTGAGGGTTTTATTCCATCAAATTGTTCAATCCGAATCGGATCCCAAATTAATTCTAAAGAAAATGAACGAAGGTGTGTCTGCGAATTTTCCAGATCCTTATGCCTTTGTTCCTTTCCTATTTTTGCTGTTTGATTTTAACACAATGACCGTTCAATATGGTAACGCTGGTCATCCTGGTATGTTGTATCAATCCGGAGACGAATTCCAATGTCCTGAAAAACTAAACCCTATGTTTGGAATGATCTCCTTAAGGGAACCTAAGATCTTAGAGTTTCCTATTCAAAAAGGAGATCGTTTTTTTCTCTTTACTGACGGACTAAAAGATGTGGAAAATTCGAAACATCAAAAAATTTCTGAATCTGAACTCATCCAATTCTTTTCCAGTGCTGGGACAAAACATATGTCCCTCATCAAACAAGAGTTAGAACTTAAAATCAAAGCCTATTCTGAGGGGATTCCCTTTCTAGATGATATCACCTGGATCGGGATTGAGGTTATCTAA
- a CDS encoding tetratricopeptide repeat protein — protein sequence MFQNLVKSTFTIFLWFGLFLFFSVLNAEPSALEDIEEGRRLQAENNCRKAIQLYQSALQKNHNSMDAKLGIADCSFKLGAYRESKKFYLEILNRDSKHIPAVTGLSEIYLLDSDFPSISKLIDPLLLEFPNQTALRITEAKSLQKQGKLDSAIYKIKTLATKLDYPSDLLRMLTELYFTKQNYLDSLNAVDQYTKKEPNDPEGFAFKAKVLLYQNYFQPNQLKSVLPLVEEALQNSLNLDPKGEQARLYTVYHDIILSNSQSDKEIKRKAFRTIYELAREFPDNQFYHSLEANLAWELGEVKFATYHYRRALQLDDLDEVLRFEAEEYSILQEKEESKLRRELGDYRRDRFYSEKHSFYHKSSLFHLKRAKDLSPQTPVIRKELLEFYNQTGEAVKYTNLLLRLREEDPNSFKLQNKLEFSIKSLKESIEFKEGYLQVDPNQIQENLIRYSPEVYVFDLESSLPFPYHLQAGRLLGEALRYNLKQIQSVRVVDGSEFNQIRSSLKEVSYHPFSQTLPFAIDNLHLLDTKRRNAVKIRYIVHGKYQIKDGDIRLDVSLYDRDSLKDIATWSTNQRGRDSLPTVIHRIGERIKEILPKEGKILKIKKDEVIVSLGKDDGLQKNSKLEFQRKGKTLFQGEIIELGKSISSIKPNIRGWEKELATGDDVILPKDPGKEKKDK from the coding sequence TTGTTCCAGAACCTCGTTAAATCTACATTTACCATTTTTTTATGGTTTGGACTTTTTTTATTTTTTTCCGTACTTAATGCGGAACCAAGTGCCTTGGAAGATATTGAAGAAGGGAGACGTCTACAAGCGGAAAACAATTGTAGAAAAGCCATCCAACTCTACCAATCTGCATTACAAAAAAATCATAACTCAATGGATGCGAAACTTGGAATAGCTGACTGCAGTTTTAAACTTGGTGCCTATCGTGAAAGTAAAAAATTCTATTTAGAAATTTTAAACCGAGATTCCAAACATATTCCAGCGGTGACAGGCCTTTCGGAAATTTATCTTTTGGATTCAGATTTTCCTTCTATCTCCAAACTCATTGACCCATTACTTTTAGAGTTTCCCAACCAAACTGCATTAAGAATTACGGAAGCTAAATCCTTACAAAAACAAGGTAAGTTAGATTCTGCCATCTACAAAATTAAAACTTTAGCAACAAAACTTGACTATCCATCGGATCTTTTACGTATGTTGACTGAGTTATACTTCACAAAACAAAATTATTTAGATTCGCTGAATGCAGTTGATCAATATACAAAAAAAGAACCAAACGATCCAGAAGGTTTTGCCTTTAAGGCAAAAGTTCTTTTATATCAAAACTACTTTCAACCGAATCAATTAAAATCAGTATTACCTCTTGTAGAAGAAGCCCTTCAAAATTCGTTAAATCTTGATCCAAAAGGAGAACAAGCAAGGCTCTATACTGTTTACCATGATATCATCTTATCAAATTCCCAATCAGACAAAGAAATCAAACGTAAAGCTTTTCGAACGATTTACGAACTTGCCAGAGAATTTCCAGATAACCAGTTTTATCACAGTTTAGAAGCAAATTTGGCATGGGAACTAGGTGAAGTAAAATTTGCAACTTATCACTATAGACGAGCCTTACAATTAGATGATTTAGATGAAGTGTTACGTTTCGAAGCAGAAGAATATTCCATTCTTCAAGAAAAAGAAGAATCGAAATTACGACGAGAACTAGGAGATTATAGAAGGGACCGGTTTTATTCTGAAAAACATTCTTTTTATCATAAAAGTTCCTTATTTCATTTAAAAAGAGCAAAAGACTTAAGCCCACAGACACCAGTCATTCGAAAAGAACTTTTAGAGTTTTACAACCAAACCGGGGAAGCGGTCAAATATACCAATCTGCTATTACGTTTACGGGAAGAAGACCCCAACTCTTTTAAACTCCAAAACAAATTAGAATTCTCTATTAAGAGTCTGAAGGAATCCATTGAATTTAAAGAAGGATACCTTCAAGTTGATCCTAACCAAATTCAAGAAAATCTCATTCGTTACAGTCCTGAAGTTTATGTATTTGATTTGGAGTCCAGTTTGCCTTTCCCATATCATTTGCAAGCAGGTAGACTCCTTGGAGAAGCCTTACGTTACAACTTAAAACAAATCCAATCTGTACGCGTTGTCGACGGAAGCGAATTTAATCAAATTCGTAGTTCTCTTAAAGAAGTAAGTTATCATCCGTTTTCCCAAACTCTGCCGTTTGCTATTGATAATTTACATCTTTTGGATACGAAACGAAGGAATGCTGTAAAAATTCGTTATATTGTCCATGGGAAATACCAGATTAAGGATGGAGACATTCGTTTGGATGTTTCTTTATATGATAGAGATAGTTTGAAAGACATTGCCACTTGGTCAACAAATCAAAGGGGACGAGATAGTTTACCGACTGTCATCCACCGAATCGGGGAAAGAATTAAAGAGATACTTCCGAAAGAGGGAAAGATTTTAAAAATTAAAAAAGACGAAGTCATTGTATCTTTAGGAAAGGACGACGGTTTACAAAAAAATTCTAAATTAGAATTCCAAAGGAAAGGAAAAACCTTATTTCAAGGAGAGATCATTGAATTAGGTAAATCGATTTCTTCCATAAAACCAAATATACGTGGTTGGGAAAAGGAACTTGCAACTGGGGATGATGTTATTCTTCCCAAGGACCCTGGTAAAGAGAAGAAAGATAAGTAA
- a CDS encoding LBF_2017 N-terminal domain-containing protein: MKTSLKNTIYLLLLVGLSFPIFSESKTLKFTLDPDRDDIIQYEFELWKEPNLDLEIPFRVLSNPGKIQLFIPNGYEYFRIRAVAKRQVRGFWTDLYTVSSFGESKPKEPTKVLSRKSNTTDVIIPIRNDEGKNRFFLTENKIQVKPILTQPIKSSVRYRLNGGPWKVTKEPELSFSKDGDYKLEYQVTNELGVSDTMQVWEFSVDNTPPNTELHWKESLYQKKSIQYLSPKNHLELLSKDTGSGLDSIRFRSTCGQNKQSEWYLWDSKTSWTGLINSCSNDLELEISATDRLGNEEVPKKIQIKHPKRN; encoded by the coding sequence ATGAAAACTTCGTTAAAAAATACGATCTACTTACTTCTATTAGTTGGTTTGAGTTTTCCAATTTTTTCAGAATCAAAAACATTAAAATTCACTTTAGATCCCGATCGAGACGATATCATTCAGTATGAATTTGAATTATGGAAAGAGCCTAACCTTGATTTAGAAATTCCATTCCGAGTTCTTTCCAATCCCGGTAAAATACAGCTTTTTATTCCAAATGGATATGAATACTTTCGTATCCGTGCTGTTGCCAAACGCCAAGTCCGTGGATTTTGGACTGACTTATATACAGTTAGTTCATTTGGAGAGTCCAAACCGAAAGAACCCACAAAAGTTCTCTCACGTAAGTCCAATACGACAGATGTCATCATTCCCATTAGGAATGATGAAGGGAAAAACAGATTCTTTCTCACCGAAAATAAAATCCAAGTAAAACCCATACTTACGCAACCGATCAAATCTTCTGTTCGCTACCGATTGAACGGTGGGCCCTGGAAAGTAACAAAGGAGCCAGAACTCAGTTTTTCTAAAGATGGGGATTATAAATTAGAATACCAAGTCACCAATGAACTAGGAGTTTCTGATACAATGCAAGTTTGGGAGTTTAGTGTGGACAATACCCCTCCCAATACAGAACTGCATTGGAAAGAATCATTGTATCAAAAAAAATCAATTCAATATCTTTCCCCTAAAAATCATTTAGAACTTCTTTCTAAGGATACGGGTTCAGGCTTAGATTCCATTCGGTTTCGTAGCACCTGTGGCCAAAATAAACAATCAGAATGGTATCTTTGGGATTCAAAAACTTCCTGGACCGGTCTAATCAACTCTTGTTCTAACGACTTGGAATTAGAAATTTCAGCGACAGATAGACTTGGAAATGAAGAAGTTCCCAAAAAAATCCAAATCAAACACCCAAAGAGAAACTAA
- a CDS encoding FcpA-related putative periplasmic flagellar protein — translation MKFPSLFLSISLIFLGSYSLSSKDNKPSASAETRVESILPTAPESGSPWGDDASKLESISILNLIDEKNSQKRWQDANKEYSTAIDQFELGRKTIEKNREESKKEVFYEDRYEWQKQIRRENKEKEFQKQIFDLRSQTVAKLIKGMNLLDKIENPKVKESAPYLDLKSGIYREYIKHQEAFKNYLQVIDFTERYMELSSKNEAEAEPHRLLALSYEKMEQTALKSKNQELYYEFKELKKKHLLRFAEIHYGRESKEYAGIEEKVGKDF, via the coding sequence ATGAAATTTCCTAGTTTATTTTTATCGATTTCTTTGATTTTCCTAGGAAGTTATTCCCTTAGTTCCAAAGACAATAAACCATCCGCGTCTGCAGAAACTCGAGTGGAGTCAATTCTACCTACGGCCCCGGAATCTGGTTCTCCTTGGGGAGATGATGCTTCCAAACTAGAATCCATTTCTATCCTCAATTTAATTGATGAAAAAAATTCGCAAAAACGTTGGCAAGATGCGAACAAAGAATACTCTACGGCGATCGATCAGTTTGAACTAGGTAGAAAAACAATCGAGAAAAACAGGGAAGAATCCAAAAAAGAAGTTTTCTACGAAGATCGTTATGAATGGCAAAAACAAATTCGAAGGGAAAATAAAGAAAAGGAATTTCAAAAACAAATCTTTGACTTAAGATCCCAAACCGTTGCGAAATTGATAAAAGGTATGAACCTATTGGATAAGATAGAAAATCCAAAGGTAAAAGAAAGTGCCCCCTACTTAGATTTAAAATCTGGAATTTACCGAGAGTACATCAAACACCAAGAAGCTTTTAAAAATTATCTACAAGTGATTGATTTCACCGAGCGATATATGGAACTTTCTTCAAAAAATGAAGCGGAAGCAGAACCACATCGCCTCCTTGCTTTGTCCTATGAAAAAATGGAACAAACAGCATTAAAATCCAAAAATCAAGAACTCTATTACGAGTTTAAGGAACTAAAGAAAAAACATTTATTGCGATTTGCTGAAATCCACTATGGTCGCGAATCGAAAGAATATGCTGGAATCGAAGAAAAAGTAGGAAAAGACTTTTAA
- a CDS encoding FecR domain-containing protein: protein MKIFNFLKQFSFFCNRRWDQLPTFSFTNLSLSKLNFYLIFFITFFNLTPLISESKQIIQPPEGDGITIVVEKGQTLSIISKTYLDDPRKWKELLKSNQIDNPNLIIPGMKLWIPKSLGKKPLADIQRYSGKTEVLKVSQKQAVWSGASVGEGLYAKDEVRTFKDSEAQFLFLSGSKFEITENSHVIMEKGKSDTEPDELYLRKGRIRSIVQKKPSSNQRMFLLKTDSAVSEVKGTDFLTEVDSSGNTTLSCYEGLVAVTAENVTVNVSSGFATYVEKGKPPLKPFTLPDPPKPKEE from the coding sequence ATGAAGATTTTTAATTTCCTCAAACAATTTTCTTTTTTTTGTAATAGAAGGTGGGATCAATTACCCACCTTCTCCTTTACAAACCTTTCTCTTTCGAAATTAAATTTTTATCTTATTTTTTTTATTACCTTTTTTAACCTAACACCTCTTATATCAGAATCCAAACAAATCATTCAGCCACCAGAAGGTGATGGAATCACGATTGTTGTGGAAAAAGGGCAAACCTTAAGTATCATCTCTAAAACTTATTTGGACGATCCAAGGAAGTGGAAGGAGCTGCTGAAATCCAACCAAATCGACAATCCCAATCTGATCATTCCCGGGATGAAACTTTGGATTCCTAAAAGTTTAGGAAAAAAACCGCTAGCTGATATTCAGAGGTATAGTGGAAAAACAGAGGTATTAAAAGTCTCCCAAAAACAAGCGGTTTGGTCAGGGGCAAGTGTTGGAGAAGGCCTTTATGCAAAAGACGAAGTAAGAACTTTTAAAGATTCAGAAGCACAATTTCTTTTTCTATCAGGCTCTAAGTTTGAGATCACCGAAAATAGCCATGTGATTATGGAAAAGGGAAAATCCGATACAGAACCCGATGAACTTTATCTTCGAAAGGGTCGCATTCGTTCGATCGTTCAAAAGAAACCATCTTCTAACCAGCGTATGTTTCTTCTAAAAACGGATTCGGCTGTTTCTGAAGTGAAGGGAACAGACTTTCTCACAGAAGTTGATTCTTCCGGAAATACTACTTTAAGTTGTTATGAAGGACTTGTGGCTGTAACTGCAGAAAATGTAACGGTCAATGTTTCCTCAGGATTTGCCACTTATGTAGAAAAGGGGAAACCACCTTTAAAACCATTCACACTACCGGACCCACCAAAACCAAAAGAAGAATGA
- a CDS encoding methylglyoxal synthase gives MVLIQRKMEITKKIVLIAHDNRKDDLLDWVKYNKGTLSKHHLSATGTTGKLIHEQIGLPVFRFISGPLGGDQQIGSKIVEDGIDFMVFFWDPLSAQPHDPDVKALLRIAVLYNIPMACNRSSADFLISSPLMETEYSRQLIDYGSRIPSKN, from the coding sequence ATGGTACTAATTCAAAGAAAAATGGAAATCACCAAAAAGATCGTCCTCATCGCTCATGATAACAGAAAAGATGATTTATTGGACTGGGTGAAATATAATAAAGGAACTTTAAGCAAACACCACCTTTCGGCTACAGGGACGACTGGGAAACTGATTCATGAACAAATTGGGCTTCCTGTTTTTCGTTTCATATCCGGACCACTTGGGGGAGACCAACAAATTGGATCAAAGATTGTAGAAGATGGAATTGACTTTATGGTCTTTTTCTGGGATCCGCTTTCCGCACAACCTCACGATCCAGATGTTAAGGCATTACTAAGAATTGCAGTACTTTATAACATTCCGATGGCATGCAATCGCTCTAGTGCCGATTTTTTAATCTCTTCTCCTTTAATGGAAACTGAATACAGTAGACAGTTGATTGATTATGGATCAAGAATTCCATCAAAGAACTAA
- a CDS encoding peptide chain release factor 3 gives MSPELIEREVLRRKTFAIIAHPDAGKTTLTEKLLLYGGAIQLAGAVKAKKEGKSATSDWMAMEKERGISITSAALQFEYKNNILNLLDTPGHEDFSEDTYRTLMAADTAVMVLDAGKGVEPQTIKLFRVCRDRGIPIITFINKMDRPTKDLYALLDEIEKVLGIKAVPDVWPLGTGFDFKGVYDLRDQQLYLFDRTPGGKQKAASRMAGPNDPSLDEQFDSEIVSAFREQIDLVENGIGKVDKNSFLLGKETPVYFGSAVNNFGIELFLNKFLELAPGPDHIPLRDGNYLDPINAPFSAFVFKVQANMNKAHRDRIAFLRICSGVFERGLNVNHNRLDKPVKLSSSFAFFGQDRNTVDTAYPGDIIGLVNPGTYKIGDVLSTGNTPPLRPLPSFAPELFATISCKDTLQLKSFKKGLDQLAEEGILHLFTSRTIGGGVPIIGAMGKLQFEVFQRRLKDEYSADTSIHILPYGISRWVKKDDRNKIPSNANLVEDLFGNMALLFDTEWDMNYFHKNNEEIELLDNPPLED, from the coding sequence ATGTCTCCTGAACTTATAGAACGCGAAGTCCTTCGTCGAAAGACTTTTGCCATCATTGCCCATCCCGATGCGGGAAAGACCACACTGACTGAAAAATTACTCCTCTATGGAGGTGCCATTCAGTTGGCAGGAGCTGTAAAAGCCAAAAAAGAAGGGAAGTCTGCTACTTCGGATTGGATGGCCATGGAAAAGGAAAGAGGGATTTCGATCACGTCTGCAGCTCTTCAATTTGAGTATAAAAATAACATTCTAAATCTTCTAGATACCCCAGGTCACGAAGACTTTTCGGAAGATACATACCGCACGCTGATGGCGGCTGATACGGCGGTGATGGTTCTGGATGCAGGAAAGGGAGTCGAACCACAAACCATCAAACTTTTCCGTGTTTGTCGCGACCGGGGAATTCCCATCATCACTTTCATCAATAAGATGGATAGGCCAACCAAAGATTTGTATGCACTTTTGGATGAAATCGAAAAGGTTTTAGGAATCAAAGCAGTTCCGGATGTATGGCCGCTCGGAACGGGTTTTGATTTTAAGGGTGTGTATGACCTTCGTGACCAGCAGTTGTATTTATTTGACAGAACTCCTGGTGGAAAACAAAAAGCAGCTTCTAGGATGGCAGGCCCAAATGATCCAAGTCTCGATGAACAGTTTGATTCGGAAATTGTCTCCGCGTTTCGTGAACAAATTGATTTAGTGGAAAATGGAATTGGGAAGGTGGATAAAAATTCTTTTTTACTAGGAAAAGAAACACCGGTTTACTTTGGTTCTGCGGTGAATAATTTTGGAATTGAACTTTTTCTAAATAAATTTTTAGAACTGGCACCAGGTCCAGATCATATTCCGCTTCGTGATGGGAATTATTTAGATCCAATCAATGCCCCTTTTAGTGCTTTCGTTTTTAAAGTTCAAGCCAATATGAACAAAGCGCATCGCGACCGAATTGCTTTTCTTCGAATCTGTTCTGGGGTCTTCGAACGCGGGTTAAACGTAAACCATAATCGTTTAGACAAACCTGTTAAACTTTCATCTAGTTTTGCGTTTTTTGGTCAGGATCGTAACACGGTAGATACTGCTTATCCCGGTGATATCATTGGTCTTGTTAATCCAGGAACCTATAAGATTGGAGATGTTCTATCAACAGGGAATACTCCACCTCTCCGCCCACTTCCTAGTTTTGCTCCGGAACTTTTTGCAACCATTTCGTGTAAGGATACCTTACAACTAAAATCTTTTAAAAAGGGACTCGATCAGTTGGCGGAGGAAGGAATTTTGCATTTGTTTACTTCCAGAACCATTGGTGGTGGTGTTCCTATCATCGGAGCTATGGGAAAATTACAATTTGAGGTTTTCCAACGTCGTCTGAAAGATGAATATAGTGCCGATACTTCGATTCACATCCTCCCTTATGGAATATCTCGCTGGGTGAAAAAAGACGACCGTAATAAAATTCCTTCAAATGCAAATTTGGTGGAAGATTTATTTGGCAATATGGCTCTTCTTTTTGATACGGAATGGGATATGAATTATTTCCATAAAAACAATGAGGAAATTGAACTTTTAGACAATCCTCCTTTGGAAGATTGA